The sequence below is a genomic window from Glycine max cultivar Williams 82 chromosome 20, Glycine_max_v4.0, whole genome shotgun sequence.
TTAGCCCTCTCCTACTAGACGACCCATTTTCTCCACAGACCTCCTTCTCTACAGCACGCGTTACCTGTAACAACCTTGCGCGACTCATTTCCCCCATGGCTACGAAACTACGAACTCGTCCTCTAATCTCCACCTTCAACCCATGAAGAAAATACCCCAAAAATTGCTTGTCAGGCAATTTCGGAATCTGAGCCATGAGATACTCAAATTCGGTGATATATTCTTCCACCATCCCACTCTGTTTAAGCCCTGTTAATTGTTCATATACGTCACCGTCGCCATGACCCCCATATCTGGCCAACAGTGATTCCTTCAACTTCTCCCACGACAAGCCTTCATCTTCTCCGACCAGAGAATTGAAGAAATGAATCGTAGCTCCCTCCATACATAACTGAGCTAGACTCACTTTCAACTCCGGTAGCGTCCCCTGAACACGGAAATACACCTCCGCACGTGAAATCCACCCAGCGGGATCTTCGCCGTTGAAGGACGGTAGCTCTACCTTTTTGATGGATTGACGAAAATCTGTCAATGCATCACGACTGAGGTTGTGAAGCCCAGATCCGAAGGGATTCCCCTCCCACTCGCACTATCTTCTCCTTCCAGCATCGCCTTCCCTAGACATCGCTCAAACATGGCCATGAGACTTTCATGGCTAGTCTTCACCGCATTCTGAACGTCTTTTAACGTTGACTTTACCTCCGACATCTCTCCTTCTAACGCCGCTACCTTCACATCCATCTTAACCTTCTTCGGGGGCATTTACTGGTTCCGGGAATGATGAATCCGACAGGTCGGACCAATTTGATACGAACTAACAGAACAATAATCAATGTAGCAGTAAAACGATTATGAAAATATGAGGAAAGATAGCTTTATTGATGAAAAATGGAAACGAGTACAGAGAATGGAATGTGTCAATCCCAAAATGGGCCTAGAGCTACGCTCCTATAGGATACTAGAATATCTTATTCATTCCCTCTAGATCTAACTGCCAAATCCACAGTGCCCCTATTCTCTCTATTGACTGTTCCTTGTATTGTGGAAATGTACTGCCCCCCTCTTTCGTGCCACCTCATGATTGCTAACTAACTGAGCCTTAAATCCCTAGAGGTATGATGAATTAACTGTCCTGGTAATGATGAATTATTATCATTGTTTCTATCAAAATacaagttttattatattaagagACATATATTACTATAAGAACTTGCATTCAAGTTATGCTCGTAATAAGAAAGAATCGGAATGAGTAGAGAATCACTTAAACTTTTATTCTTGTTATATTAAGAACTTGGGACAAACACGTttcatgaaaaattattaaaaattaagtagTTTTATTtctaaagagaagagaaaaacatgtattttttatataaaaaactaggtgaagattttaagaaaattatctctcttttttctctactcactctcttttttctcttttggatCATATCTTTTgagataaaagaattaaaaagagtATAAGGAATATAATCTTTCTAACACATATTTTTCTATtcgataaaatttattaaaaataaaaaatcattagaaTTCTTATGACATGCATTCAAGTTTTTCAGTTtatgaaaagaaattaataacacTTAATTATGTACAaattacaagaagaaaaagtgAAGACTTGAACGTTACCTCACCCAGTAAAAGGGTAGAAAGAACAACACTGAAGAAAGGCTCCATGGCTTTGATTGTGTGAGTGAAAGATACAGCAACCTTGCCAAGACTAATGTTGGTCAAGAGGTTCCCCATTGTGTGAGCCACTGCCAATGGAAGGATTGCTGCAAGCTGTAaacacaaatataattaataaaattaataatttgaaattagaGTGATTACGCCACCAAATTAATGGACCACCCCTTTTTCACCATACAATTCAATCATCATACAATTCAAAATACCTGTGAACCACTTATGTTTGGTCTTGGATGGAGATTCAAAGTTCAGACTAAATTAATCACCAACGATGCAAAGACAAATTGAAATGCTGTAATTGTTGCTGGAAATGGATAGACTTTTAGAGCCTAATACACAATCATCAGTGCATTGCAATTGAGAACAAccaaaatagagttttaaaaaaaagtaaaaaagaaaaggtaagGACACTCCACATTTCTTAATTGTATCTAAGTTTTCTCCAATACTCACACTCGATCATTTCCCTTTGATGAGTGTTGAACGGCGAAGATGGTAAACAAAGACGAGTGGGTGCGAGCGGCGATGGCGGACGACACCGTCGTGGTGGAGCTTCTGCTATGCCTCAAGCAAGGTACCGTTTCGCACAAATCTCACCAGCAGCTTATACCTTTCTCCTGGGGTGTGAAACAGTCGCGCTCAAGATCAAGGCTTAGAGCTGTTGTCTCTCGCAGCGACACCGTTGTTTCAACTACATGCAGCCCCACCACGCCCCTCTCTTGGAGCGCTGGCACTGACAATTACGAAGACTCCAGCcgccgccaccaccaccaccaccaccacgccGCCATATCTAAGGTTTCCTCCCTCTCTCTATGTTGTTTGTGGAGGGTTTGGTAAGGAGGCGGGAGCACCTACAGGTGTAGCTGTGGCTTCAAAACCCTAGAAGGAAGTGGAAGAGTGAGAGGGAGAGTGAGACGATTTTCACAAAAAcagagaaattaaatattaaaaacagcaaaaattttctaagacgttttatttaaaaaaatgtcgcCCCCTTATATACTTTTGGTGtgataaaaagtatttttttttttagtagtgttggAAAATACCTATTACCTAATAATGCAAGCATGAAAATTAACTAAGAAAGTTAAATGCATTCTTATGGCTTGTTTTTTACACTCCTCTACTTTGTGTCtgcatttttattaataatgttaattttcattaattgaTAGTATGAGAAATTATATACTACTGGAATACATAAAAAGTATACTTACAAATATTACaggaactaaaactaaaaactagatatattttcttgaatttaaatacatttgatcactttttattggttcaactaaaaataagatcaacttattttttatacgTGCAGTGCCTCTGTAATTTAATCTCTATACTATAGCACATTTTTTTAATCGAttcaactaaaaattattacgcattcaactaaaaataatatttggttcCATCAAATAATCTATAACAATATAAAGAGGATATCTCCTTTTTGTGTATACATTTTATTTGACGCTTTTGTCtctaaattaatcatattttttatctctCCACTAAGAAAAATAGGAGGATCTTTCTTTTCTACACCATCATTGTGTTGTGTGTGTCTCTCCGTAAATTGTCTTCGACTATTATGACAACACGTACCAATTGTCATGAACATCTTCACCAAGAAACTCACTGCCAAAGGTTCTCCTTCTCCTTCCCAATTATCCTTTTCCCTCTcaactaattataataattaaattagtgtTGTTACGTTTGGGTTGCGTTCGTTTGTTTCCAATCAATTGAATTTTCATGTTTGTGTTTGATAATTAAAAGCGCTTGCTATTATTTTGTGCATAGACATTTCGTGAGAGTAAAAGAGGAATGAATAGAAAaagtctttctctttttttttcattttttaatgttgcagaaatgaattttgtttatctttttgaATGGTTAACATATACAATTTTGTTTATCATGATTCCATGCAATTTCAGATATCTCATCTAataactttcaatctttttattttcatctttcaatttattttggCTTCGTTCTTAATTTATATTCAGGTTCTTtgtttaacctttgaatgtgAGATTTTTTACACCATATGATACAATTGCTTTTAATTGTTtatgtttctattttaattttttctaatattttatgtGCATTTCAAGTTTATCACGACTCCATAACTTCAAATTCATTTATAGGAATCAAATTCGTAGGAATTTATCAAATTCATTTCAAGTTTATCACAACTCCATGACTTCAAATTCATTTCAAGTTTGTGATTAATAATCAAATTCGTAGGAATTTATCAAATTCTTTAGTAACtttgatttttaagaaattcatttatttattttattttatttttctctcaatcttaccttttttctcttatttttttatttccattttatattattctctCAATCTTACTCTTTCCGTCATTCTACCACAAAATTCTCTAATAACTATGGCACAACTAAATTGCATACATTATTCATTTCAAATATATTGCCAACCTTCTATTTATCTTCTTATATCCtgtattaatttcttcttttttagcattatttttttaaaaaaaatcattctttaACATGTAATATAAAGTATGGATAATTTAAATACTCATCAATCAAgagaacaaaaggaaaaaaaaatacaagaaatagAAGATGAAAAATGATCATGAAAAAAGACAAATGAATTATCTAAGAGACaaacaaattatgaaaaaaacataagcaacacaattaacattaatattatatttttgttactttCAAGTATTCATTTCAGGTGTACGTACGGtatatattaatgattaatcatatgtaattttaattttaaataacacttcatatttttttctttaattcaaataatgaatttttatacaattttgaaataattatttgattgatttacatttaaattttaaaaaatagttaattgtaattttagtgGATACAATTTTGTTGCATCTTCATAGTttgatcttataattttatttattgaaagtttaaaataatcGCATCACTGGAATGAAAATAATAGATGCaatgcaaaataaaaagaaataacacaaaactaaattttaatttccctCTCAACACCACTC
It includes:
- the LOC102660688 gene encoding uncharacterized protein, which gives rise to MVNKDEWVRAAMADDTVVVELLLCLKQGTVSHKSHQQLIPFSWGVKQSRSRSRLRAVVSRSDTVVSTTCSPTTPLSWSAGTDNYEDSSRRHHHHHHHAAISKVSSLSLCCLWRVW